A single window of Achromobacter xylosoxidans DNA harbors:
- a CDS encoding mechanosensitive ion channel family protein: MEDALKEFNAWAPRLVDLGINLLVALLILVIGWWVSTLLGRWVRRIATRSSKIDPTIVPMFYSTVVWTVRIFTLIAVLARFGVQTASLIAVLGAAGLAVGLALQGTLQNIAAGIMLLILRPVRAGEYVGLSSGAEGTVEEVGLFLTRLIQVDGIHLTLPNSTVWNATITNYSRNKTRRLDIPVPVRYGDDLNAVLTKLQDIVAANPNALKDPQPLVKVVDYKESGVVVNVRVWADAAKYWDLRWGLYQDIRLSLEAAGFQAPIPLREIQNPKASEPKAGAAA; encoded by the coding sequence ATGGAAGACGCCTTGAAGGAATTCAATGCCTGGGCGCCCAGGCTGGTGGACCTGGGCATCAATCTGCTGGTGGCCTTGCTGATCCTGGTCATCGGCTGGTGGGTGTCGACGCTGCTGGGCCGCTGGGTTCGGCGCATCGCCACGCGTTCCAGCAAGATCGACCCGACCATCGTGCCGATGTTCTACAGCACCGTGGTATGGACGGTGCGCATCTTCACGCTGATCGCGGTGCTGGCGCGTTTCGGGGTGCAGACCGCCAGCCTGATCGCGGTGCTTGGCGCCGCCGGCCTGGCCGTCGGCCTGGCGCTGCAGGGCACGCTGCAGAACATCGCGGCCGGCATCATGCTGCTGATCCTGCGCCCGGTGCGTGCCGGCGAATACGTCGGTTTGAGCTCCGGCGCCGAAGGCACGGTCGAGGAAGTCGGCCTGTTCCTGACGCGCCTGATCCAGGTCGACGGCATCCACCTGACGCTGCCCAACAGCACCGTCTGGAACGCCACCATCACCAACTACAGCCGCAACAAGACCCGCCGCCTGGATATCCCGGTACCGGTGCGCTATGGCGATGACCTGAACGCGGTGCTGACCAAGCTGCAGGACATCGTCGCGGCCAATCCGAACGCGCTGAAGGATCCGCAGCCGCTGGTGAAGGTGGTCGACTACAAGGAAAGCGGCGTGGTCGTGAACGTGCGGGTGTGGGCCGACGCCGCCAAGTACTGGGACCTGCGCTGGGGCCTGTACCAGGACATCCGCCTGTCGCTGGAGGCCGCGGGCTTCCAGGCGCCGATCCCGCTGCGCGAGATCCAGAACCCCAAGGCCAGCGAGCCCAAGGCTGGCGCCGCGGCCTGA